The Pseudoalteromonas translucida KMM 520 genome has a window encoding:
- a CDS encoding NAD-dependent malic enzyme has translation MTTNTDPNYLYIHHSGPGLLETPLLNKGSAFSQKERENFNIAGLLPPRYETIEEQVERCYQQYSSFTDNLNKHIYLRAIQDNNETLYYRLVRDHIEEMMPIIYTPTVGDACEKFSDIYRSARGLFISYENRFQIDDILRNATKGKVKVIVVTDGERILGLGDQGIGGMGIPIGKLSLYTACGGISPAYTLPVMLDVGTNNEKLLNDPMYMGARHKRITQAEYDEFLDLFIKAIKRRWPNVLLQFEDFAQPNAMPLLKRYRNEICSFNDDIQGTAAVTVGSLLAACRVKNQRLADQKVVFVGAGSAGCGIAEQIVSQMVFEGISEAQARSQVFMVDRFGLLSEGMEGLRDFQQVLAQPQARLSEWTYSGEFASLLDVMHCSQPDILIGVSGQPGLFTEQVIRAMYSGCAQPIIFPLSNPSKQVEAHPIDIINWTDGKALVATGSPFAPVEYNGETFSIPQCNNSYIFPGIGLGVIAAKATRITDAMLSVSSEMLAESSPRANTGKGSLLPALTEIETLSKRIAFAVGKKAIEEGVALDISDDALWAAIDKNYWLPKYRNYKRSSI, from the coding sequence ATGACTACAAATACCGATCCAAATTACCTTTATATTCATCATTCTGGCCCTGGCCTTCTTGAAACGCCATTACTCAATAAAGGCAGTGCATTTAGCCAAAAAGAACGCGAAAATTTTAATATTGCAGGTTTACTGCCTCCTCGTTATGAAACAATCGAAGAGCAGGTAGAGCGTTGTTACCAGCAGTATTCTAGTTTTACCGACAATCTTAATAAGCATATTTATTTACGTGCAATTCAAGATAATAACGAAACACTTTATTATCGTTTAGTGCGTGATCATATTGAAGAAATGATGCCAATTATTTACACCCCAACTGTGGGTGATGCCTGTGAAAAATTCTCAGATATATATCGCAGCGCACGTGGATTATTTATTTCATATGAAAATCGTTTTCAAATAGACGACATTTTACGCAACGCCACCAAAGGTAAAGTAAAAGTAATTGTGGTAACCGACGGTGAACGCATTTTAGGCTTAGGCGACCAAGGTATTGGTGGCATGGGTATTCCTATTGGTAAGCTATCTTTGTATACCGCATGTGGTGGCATTAGCCCTGCGTATACTTTACCGGTAATGCTAGATGTGGGTACAAATAACGAGAAGCTATTAAACGATCCTATGTATATGGGTGCGCGTCATAAGCGTATTACTCAAGCTGAGTACGATGAGTTTTTAGACTTATTTATTAAAGCAATCAAGCGTCGCTGGCCAAATGTATTACTACAGTTTGAAGACTTTGCGCAGCCAAATGCAATGCCACTGCTGAAACGTTACCGCAATGAAATTTGTAGCTTTAACGACGACATTCAAGGTACAGCTGCTGTAACTGTTGGCTCATTGCTTGCCGCGTGTAGAGTTAAAAACCAGCGCCTAGCGGATCAAAAAGTAGTATTTGTTGGTGCTGGCTCTGCTGGTTGTGGTATTGCTGAGCAAATTGTAAGCCAAATGGTTTTTGAAGGTATTAGCGAAGCGCAAGCACGCAGCCAGGTATTTATGGTTGACCGCTTTGGTTTGTTATCGGAAGGTATGGAAGGTCTGCGCGACTTTCAACAAGTTTTAGCGCAACCACAAGCTCGTTTGAGTGAATGGACATACAGCGGCGAATTTGCGTCATTGCTTGATGTAATGCATTGCTCTCAACCAGATATTTTAATTGGTGTTTCGGGCCAACCTGGTTTATTTACCGAACAAGTAATACGCGCTATGTATTCAGGTTGTGCACAACCTATTATTTTCCCATTAAGTAATCCATCTAAACAGGTAGAAGCACACCCAATAGATATTATTAACTGGACCGACGGTAAAGCACTTGTTGCTACAGGTAGCCCATTTGCCCCAGTTGAATATAATGGTGAAACTTTCTCAATTCCGCAGTGTAACAATAGTTATATTTTCCCGGGAATTGGTTTAGGTGTTATAGCTGCAAAAGCAACGCGTATTACAGATGCTATGTTAAGTGTTTCTAGCGAAATGCTGGCTGAATCATCGCCGCGTGCAAATACTGGCAAAGGTAGTTTATTACCGGCACTTACAGAAATTGAAACCCTAAGTAAACGTATAGCATTTGCTGTAGGCAAAAAAGCGATTGAAGAGGGCGTTGCTCTTGATATTTCTGACGACGCACTATGGGCTGCTATCGATAAAAACTACTGGTTACCTAAGTACCGTAACTATAAGCGCAGTAGCATTTAA
- the ggt gene encoding gamma-glutamyltransferase — MNFKHHALLAITLCATSFPLFAQPLTQIETREPEAATGLVHKQAVSGKKYMVVAANPYASRAGQQILAQGGSAVDAAIATQLVLTLVEPQSSGIGGGTFMLYYNKVNNKLTSFDGRETAPENADETLFLNKHGKAVKWIEAVVGGRSVGVPGVLHAFANAHKQYGKLPWADLFTPAIELAEQGFEVSPRLRGLLQRQLNPGVMSMPVINDYFYPNGKLVAIGSIKKNQPLANLYKEIASNGIDAFYKGANAKQMVNAVQHSKIAPGKLNEQDLANYTSKEREAVCIEYRVYNVCSMAPPSSGGVAVLQMLGLLEHKNMGALPANGEQALHYFSQASRIAFADRDVYMGDPDFTQVPTKALLNKDYIATRAKLITEQDITAVAGNPVDYLSYAKDDSFELPSTSHVSIVDSQGNAVSMTSSIEMAFGSTVMVNGFILNNQLTDFSLSPRKNGQLVANRVEAGKRPRSSMSPVMVFNKDGSLRLVVGSPGGSRIISYVAQVVIGVLDWDLSVQEAINLPRTTNRNDYTSLEKGTALEALAPALSKRGHNVRILDLNSGLHAVEVKNNTLIGGADPRREGVALSDLTDKSATLKF, encoded by the coding sequence ATGAACTTTAAACATCACGCATTACTTGCTATTACATTATGTGCGACGTCTTTTCCTTTATTTGCACAGCCGCTTACTCAAATTGAAACGCGCGAACCAGAAGCCGCTACCGGCTTAGTCCATAAACAAGCGGTGAGTGGCAAAAAGTATATGGTGGTTGCAGCTAACCCGTATGCATCTCGTGCTGGGCAGCAAATATTGGCGCAAGGCGGCAGTGCTGTCGATGCTGCAATAGCAACGCAACTGGTACTGACTTTAGTAGAACCACAATCGTCAGGTATTGGTGGCGGCACCTTTATGCTGTACTACAACAAAGTAAACAACAAATTAACCAGTTTTGATGGCCGCGAAACCGCCCCAGAAAATGCCGACGAAACACTATTTTTAAATAAACACGGCAAAGCCGTGAAGTGGATTGAAGCTGTAGTAGGCGGACGCTCAGTAGGTGTACCAGGGGTTTTACATGCCTTTGCTAATGCACACAAACAATACGGTAAACTACCGTGGGCTGATTTATTTACACCAGCCATTGAGCTTGCAGAGCAAGGCTTTGAGGTTTCGCCGCGATTACGCGGTTTACTGCAGCGCCAATTGAACCCAGGCGTAATGAGTATGCCTGTTATTAATGACTACTTTTATCCAAACGGTAAATTAGTTGCGATAGGTAGCATTAAAAAAAATCAGCCATTAGCTAATTTGTACAAAGAGATTGCCAGTAATGGTATTGATGCATTTTATAAGGGCGCTAATGCCAAACAAATGGTCAATGCGGTGCAACATTCTAAAATAGCCCCGGGTAAATTAAATGAGCAAGATCTGGCTAACTACACCAGCAAAGAGCGCGAGGCGGTATGTATTGAGTACCGTGTTTATAATGTATGCTCTATGGCACCACCTAGCAGTGGTGGGGTAGCTGTGCTGCAAATGCTTGGTTTGTTAGAGCATAAAAACATGGGCGCACTACCAGCCAATGGTGAGCAAGCACTGCATTACTTTAGCCAAGCATCAAGAATTGCGTTTGCCGATCGGGATGTTTATATGGGCGATCCCGATTTCACCCAAGTACCCACCAAAGCATTATTAAATAAAGACTATATAGCCACGCGCGCAAAACTCATTACCGAGCAAGATATAACGGCCGTTGCCGGTAACCCAGTTGATTACTTAAGTTATGCAAAAGATGACTCGTTCGAATTGCCATCAACCAGCCATGTGTCGATTGTAGATAGCCAAGGCAATGCGGTCTCTATGACCAGTTCAATAGAAATGGCTTTTGGCTCTACGGTAATGGTAAATGGTTTTATTTTAAATAATCAGCTGACTGACTTTTCATTATCGCCGCGTAAAAACGGCCAGCTTGTGGCAAACCGAGTTGAAGCTGGCAAGCGCCCGCGCAGCTCTATGTCGCCAGTAATGGTATTTAATAAAGATGGAAGTTTACGTTTGGTTGTCGGATCTCCTGGCGGAAGCCGTATTATTAGTTACGTTGCGCAAGTGGTAATTGGCGTGCTTGATTGGGATTTATCTGTTCAAGAAGCAATTAATCTACCCCGTACTACTAATCGTAACGACTACACTAGCCTTGAAAAAGGCACTGCGCTTGAAGCATTAGCGCCAGCACTTAGCAAGCGTGGTCATAATGTTAGAATTTTAGATTTAAACTCTGGTTTACATGCAGTTGAAGTAAAAAACAACACATTAATAGGCGGCGCCGATCCACGCCGTGAAGGGGTGGCTTTGTCTGATTTAACTGATAAAAGCGCCACTTTAAAATTCTAA
- the rrtA gene encoding rhombosortase: MLNLPVQPRYLLPPLFLMLLSVTFATFNLNALLEFNRDLVTQGELWRVFSSQFVHANWAHLALNCGGIILIWLLHGEYTSPKRYAINISLLALWCGLGVYWFCPSIYIYTGLSALLHGVIIWGAVKDITLGLKSGYLLFIGVWLKIIFEQLNGPNADIGKLINSTVAIDAHLIGAIGGTLLAAPLLINYIKNKN; encoded by the coding sequence ATGCTTAATTTACCAGTGCAACCTCGTTATTTACTTCCTCCTTTATTTTTAATGCTGCTAAGCGTTACTTTTGCCACATTTAATTTGAATGCGTTACTCGAATTTAATCGCGATTTAGTTACTCAGGGCGAGTTATGGCGAGTTTTTAGCAGCCAATTTGTTCATGCTAACTGGGCACATTTGGCGCTAAACTGCGGCGGTATTATTTTAATTTGGTTACTGCATGGCGAATATACGTCGCCAAAACGCTACGCTATTAATATTAGTTTATTGGCACTGTGGTGTGGCTTAGGCGTTTACTGGTTTTGCCCAAGTATTTATATTTACACTGGGCTAAGTGCACTGTTACATGGCGTTATTATTTGGGGCGCAGTTAAAGATATAACGCTTGGGCTTAAATCGGGTTATTTATTGTTTATTGGGGTGTGGCTTAAAATAATATTTGAGCAGCTAAATGGCCCCAATGCCGATATTGGTAAGCTTATAAACTCAACCGTTGCAATTGACGCGCATTTAATTGGTGCTATTGGCGGTACTTTGTTAGCTGCACCTTTATTAATTAATTATATTAAAAACAAAAACTAA
- a CDS encoding S9 family peptidase, whose product MIFNISSSKTLIALAVASSVFLAGCQATASSSSAAQNNVTTSPVAAVVNTPANMGSTKITLEQAMAHPDWLGRQPERAFWASDSATIIYARKEQGNELRNLFSQSITSQSAEQIALNKLHTVGANKAVYSKNKALQAYVFEGNIFVKSVTTGAIQQITHTSSTESKPQFLNDGSLAYRQGNTFFKVDLSSGLTTEIANLKLADKPQGVTEPSSYIAKEQHKLIDYIALTHKNNKDKQARKAQLKQQNSSIANTEFYLGKGNTVKDVQLSPNGDALLVVVQEHRDWRDDSDIMPNYITDDARIEPKKARRRVADEKSQTSELVYINLNDKSQNILAFDTLPGFDEDVLAAVKKENYARDGKTYKSKKAPRGINLISDWGWDQSPIIWNDDGSNVAIMLEAWDNKDRWLATVDFKNNKLVSQHRLHDDAWIAYAFNDFGWLHNSNTLYYLSEQSGYSQLYKKPLNGKATALTTGKFEVSNLTLTDDNSAIYYKANVEHPGLYEIYRVNPQTGKNEQVTDLNGMTDYTLSPDQTKLLLKHSTIMLPTELYVADAKANTQVTRLTHTVSDEFLAKKLTAPKIIAVPSSYTDQPIYAKVYYPADYVEGEVGKNRKAVIFNHGAGYLQNSHLGWSGYFREFMFHSLLADEGYVVMDMDYRASKGYGRDWRTAIYRQMGTPETQDLADGVKWMAENANVNTQAVGTYGGSYGGFMTFMALFTAPELFQAGAALRPVTDWAHYNAPYTANILNHPDVDPIAYERSSPIYYAEGLNKRLLINAPMVDDNVFFQDTVRLVQRLIELEKENFETAIFPVEPHGFVQPSSWLDEYRRIYKLFKETL is encoded by the coding sequence ATGATTTTTAATATCTCATCGTCTAAAACATTAATAGCACTGGCTGTTGCCTCAAGTGTTTTTTTAGCAGGGTGTCAAGCAACTGCATCATCTTCGTCAGCTGCGCAAAATAATGTAACAACGTCTCCTGTTGCTGCTGTTGTAAATACCCCCGCCAATATGGGCTCTACTAAAATAACGTTAGAGCAAGCTATGGCTCATCCCGATTGGCTTGGGCGTCAACCCGAGCGCGCATTTTGGGCCAGTGATTCTGCTACCATTATTTATGCACGTAAAGAGCAAGGTAATGAGTTACGTAATTTATTTAGCCAATCAATTACAAGCCAAAGCGCAGAGCAAATAGCACTTAATAAACTACACACTGTGGGTGCAAATAAAGCTGTTTATTCAAAAAACAAAGCACTGCAAGCCTATGTGTTTGAAGGCAATATATTTGTAAAAAGCGTTACAACAGGTGCAATTCAACAAATAACGCATACCTCTAGCACTGAATCTAAACCACAATTTTTAAATGATGGCAGCTTAGCTTATCGTCAAGGTAATACATTTTTTAAAGTTGACTTAAGCTCAGGCTTAACCACTGAAATTGCTAATTTAAAACTGGCAGATAAGCCCCAGGGCGTTACAGAGCCAAGCAGTTATATTGCTAAAGAGCAGCACAAACTTATTGATTACATAGCGCTAACGCATAAAAACAATAAAGATAAACAAGCACGCAAAGCACAGCTTAAACAACAAAATAGCTCAATTGCTAATACTGAGTTTTATTTAGGTAAAGGTAATACTGTAAAAGACGTGCAGTTATCGCCAAATGGCGATGCTTTATTAGTGGTAGTGCAAGAGCATAGAGATTGGCGCGATGATAGCGATATAATGCCAAATTATATTACCGATGATGCCCGTATTGAACCTAAAAAAGCACGCCGCCGAGTAGCTGACGAAAAGTCGCAAACCTCAGAGCTGGTATACATTAATTTAAACGACAAAAGCCAAAATATCTTAGCCTTTGATACCCTACCTGGCTTTGATGAAGACGTATTAGCAGCGGTTAAAAAAGAAAACTATGCCCGCGATGGTAAAACGTATAAGTCGAAAAAAGCGCCGCGTGGTATAAATTTAATTAGCGATTGGGGCTGGGATCAAAGCCCAATAATTTGGAATGACGACGGTTCAAACGTAGCAATAATGCTAGAAGCGTGGGATAACAAAGATCGCTGGTTAGCAACCGTCGATTTTAAAAATAATAAGTTAGTGTCGCAACATCGTTTACATGACGACGCTTGGATAGCCTATGCTTTTAACGATTTTGGCTGGCTACACAACTCTAACACTTTATATTATTTATCGGAGCAGTCGGGTTACAGCCAGCTTTATAAAAAGCCGTTAAATGGTAAAGCAACAGCGCTAACAACAGGTAAGTTTGAAGTATCAAACCTTACGCTTACCGACGATAACAGTGCTATTTACTATAAAGCTAACGTTGAACACCCAGGCCTATACGAAATTTACCGTGTAAATCCACAAACCGGTAAAAATGAGCAAGTAACCGACCTAAACGGTATGACCGACTATACACTTAGCCCTGATCAAACCAAGCTGTTGTTAAAGCACTCAACAATTATGTTACCAACTGAATTGTATGTTGCTGATGCAAAAGCAAATACACAGGTTACCCGGTTAACACATACGGTTTCGGATGAGTTTTTAGCTAAAAAGCTAACAGCCCCTAAAATAATTGCAGTGCCATCTAGCTATACTGATCAACCTATTTACGCAAAAGTGTACTATCCGGCTGATTATGTAGAGGGCGAAGTGGGTAAAAATCGTAAAGCGGTTATTTTTAACCACGGCGCAGGTTATTTACAAAACTCGCACTTGGGCTGGTCTGGGTATTTTCGTGAGTTTATGTTTCATTCGTTATTAGCTGACGAAGGCTATGTAGTAATGGATATGGATTACCGCGCATCTAAAGGCTATGGACGTGATTGGCGTACGGCAATTTATCGTCAAATGGGTACCCCCGAAACCCAAGATTTAGCTGATGGGGTTAAATGGATGGCAGAAAATGCCAACGTAAATACGCAAGCTGTAGGCACGTATGGTGGCTCTTATGGCGGCTTTATGACCTTTATGGCGTTATTTACCGCGCCCGAATTGTTTCAAGCGGGTGCTGCACTTCGCCCCGTTACCGATTGGGCTCATTATAATGCGCCGTACACAGCAAATATATTAAACCATCCGGATGTTGATCCAATTGCGTATGAGCGCAGTTCGCCTATTTACTATGCTGAGGGTTTAAACAAACGCTTATTAATTAATGCGCCTATGGTTGACGACAACGTGTTTTTTCAAGATACGGTTAGATTAGTACAGCGTTTAATTGAGCTTGAAAAAGAAAACTTTGAAACGGCTATTTTTCCGGTAGAGCCGCACGGTTTTGTGCAGCCATCGAGCTGGTTAGATGAATACCGCCGTATTTATAAACTGTTTAAAGAAACTCTGTAA
- a CDS encoding endonuclease/exonuclease/phosphatase family protein: MKGNLSSITLGSALFCLLLSNYAAAAQQLRVATFNVSMDATNYTPRKTPVKSDSLVSALKADHSQIKNIAEIIQRVRPDIILLNEFDYVPKEQGIAYFKSHYLNVSQNNQAAIDYPYFYIAPVNTGLATEFDLDNDGKKTGKMGDAHGFGFFEGHYGMAVLSRYPIDFDKVRTLQTFKYKDMPNAQMPIDPTTGKNWYNEQEWQNIRLSSKSFWDLPISVNNKTVHILASHPTPPVFDGLEDRNGKRNHDEVRLVADYINNADYIYDHKDKKGGLNAQSRFVILGDLNAAPEGDKQRTITTDQLLKHPLINASFIPQSAGAKEQYPQHSHAKNYSASWQARVDYVLPSHYGLNIIDGGVFWPTKNSELYRLIKDRNASSDHRLVWLDLRLE, from the coding sequence ATGAAAGGTAATTTAAGTAGTATTACTTTGGGTAGTGCGCTGTTTTGTTTACTGTTAAGCAACTACGCTGCAGCGGCTCAACAACTGCGTGTTGCCACCTTTAATGTAAGTATGGATGCAACTAACTATACGCCGAGAAAAACGCCTGTAAAAAGCGATTCTTTGGTTAGCGCGCTTAAAGCAGACCATTCACAAATTAAAAATATTGCCGAAATAATTCAACGCGTTCGCCCCGATATAATACTATTAAACGAGTTTGACTATGTACCAAAAGAGCAGGGCATAGCGTACTTTAAAAGCCATTATTTAAACGTGAGCCAAAATAATCAAGCGGCAATAGACTACCCTTATTTTTATATTGCACCGGTTAATACCGGTTTAGCCACTGAGTTTGATTTAGATAACGATGGTAAAAAAACAGGAAAAATGGGCGACGCTCACGGTTTTGGTTTTTTTGAAGGGCATTACGGTATGGCCGTTTTATCTCGTTATCCAATCGATTTTGATAAAGTAAGAACGCTGCAAACATTTAAATATAAAGATATGCCCAATGCGCAAATGCCTATCGATCCAACCACAGGCAAAAACTGGTATAACGAGCAAGAATGGCAAAACATTCGTTTAAGTTCAAAATCTTTTTGGGACTTACCTATATCGGTTAATAATAAAACGGTACATATACTTGCATCGCACCCAACCCCACCGGTTTTTGATGGCTTAGAGGATAGAAACGGCAAACGTAACCATGATGAAGTAAGGCTAGTTGCTGACTATATAAATAATGCCGACTATATTTATGATCATAAAGATAAAAAAGGCGGTTTAAATGCTCAGTCTCGGTTTGTTATTTTGGGTGACTTAAATGCCGCCCCAGAGGGTGATAAACAGCGAACTATAACCACAGATCAGCTACTTAAGCATCCGCTTATAAACGCCAGTTTTATACCGCAAAGTGCTGGCGCAAAAGAGCAATACCCACAGCACAGCCATGCTAAAAATTACAGTGCAAGTTGGCAAGCCAGGGTTGACTATGTTTTACCATCGCATTATGGGTTAAACATTATTGATGGCGGGGTATTTTGGCCAACTAAAAATAGCGAGCTATACCGCTTAATTAAAGACAGAAATGCGTCGAGTGATCATCGACTAGTTTGGCTAGATTTACGCTTAGAATAA
- a CDS encoding YeiH family protein produces MPLTLKKPLFLILLALCITPFIGAGSALVIGAAFAMTLGNPFAELSQKASKWMLKAAVVGLGFAVDFNQVIEVGSSSLVLTIVSITAIIGLGEILTQVFKLNRNTGVLISFGTAICGGSAIAAMAPVIKAKDHEVAVALGVVFMLNGVGLLLFPAIGHYFNLTEQQFGMWAALAIHDTSSVVGASATYGAVALSIATTVKLTRAMWIIPYTALAGVFLRSDEKASIPLFIVGFVLAALINTYLPQFAPVWSVINIVAKQLLIVTLFLIGSGLSLAVLKQAGLKPFIMAILLWIVVSSVILLLILDGLI; encoded by the coding sequence ATGCCATTAACACTCAAAAAGCCATTGTTTTTAATTCTTTTAGCCTTGTGTATCACTCCTTTTATTGGTGCTGGCAGTGCACTGGTAATAGGCGCTGCTTTTGCTATGACATTAGGCAATCCGTTTGCCGAGCTTTCGCAAAAAGCCAGTAAGTGGATGTTAAAAGCAGCGGTGGTTGGGCTTGGTTTCGCCGTTGACTTTAATCAGGTAATTGAAGTGGGAAGCAGCTCTTTAGTGCTCACTATTGTGAGTATTACTGCGATAATTGGCTTAGGTGAAATACTTACCCAGGTGTTTAAACTTAACCGAAATACCGGCGTATTAATCTCCTTTGGTACCGCTATTTGCGGAGGCAGTGCTATTGCAGCTATGGCACCGGTAATTAAAGCAAAAGATCATGAAGTGGCTGTGGCACTTGGCGTAGTATTTATGCTCAATGGCGTGGGCTTACTCTTGTTTCCGGCCATTGGCCATTATTTTAATTTAACCGAGCAGCAATTTGGCATGTGGGCTGCTTTAGCTATTCACGATACCAGCAGTGTTGTTGGTGCATCTGCTACTTATGGCGCTGTGGCACTGAGCATTGCCACCACAGTAAAATTAACCCGCGCTATGTGGATCATTCCTTATACTGCGCTTGCTGGGGTGTTTTTACGCTCAGATGAAAAAGCCAGTATTCCATTATTTATTGTTGGCTTTGTACTCGCCGCACTTATTAATACTTATTTACCACAGTTTGCACCTGTATGGAGCGTTATTAATATAGTTGCTAAACAATTACTTATAGTTACATTGTTTTTAATTGGTAGTGGCTTATCATTAGCGGTGCTAAAACAAGCCGGACTTAAGCCCTTTATAATGGCAATTTTATTATGGATAGTGGTAAGTAGTGTTATTTTATTATTAATTTTAGATGGGTTGATATAA
- a CDS encoding DUF2798 domain-containing protein, translating into MFNHKYRNVVFAFLMALLMSGFMSFVISLFNVGMVDNIITVWLKAWIFAFSIAFPTVILVAPLVHKLTDKIIRA; encoded by the coding sequence ATGTTTAATCATAAATACCGTAATGTTGTGTTTGCATTTTTAATGGCGCTATTAATGTCGGGCTTTATGTCTTTTGTGATCTCATTATTTAATGTGGGAATGGTCGATAATATTATAACGGTATGGCTTAAAGCATGGATATTTGCATTTTCTATCGCATTTCCTACCGTTATTCTGGTTGCACCTTTAGTACACAAATTAACTGATAAAATAATTCGAGCGTAA
- a CDS encoding 5-(carboxyamino)imidazole ribonucleotide synthase has product MTILILGAGQLARMMCLAGAPLNLNVVAYDVGSQKIVHPLTGEVYSTTLEQAIASADAITAEFEHIPDDVLTLCCNSNKFYPGKSAIKTGGDRQIEKALLDKTAVACAPYQLITEKAHLELAVKNLGKPLVIKTCQAGYDGKGQWRLKSDDQIDEIWAQMSDFIASGTELAPHTIIAEKMIPFDREVSIIGARDKHGNVAIYPLTENQHTNGVLTLSVAGLNNSHVEQQAIDAFTKLANELNYVGVLAIEFFDVKGTLLVNEIAPRVHNSGHWTQQGCHCSQFENHMRAVAGLPLGNTELKHATAMINVLGQASIPTAVLEVTDVTSHWYGKTVKLGRKMGHINVSAQSLHQLGERLAELSECLPEQAYPGILATSTSLILN; this is encoded by the coding sequence ATGACTATTTTAATTTTAGGTGCAGGGCAATTAGCACGCATGATGTGCCTTGCTGGCGCACCACTTAATTTAAACGTGGTTGCGTACGATGTAGGCAGCCAAAAAATTGTGCACCCACTCACAGGCGAAGTTTACTCAACAACACTAGAGCAGGCCATAGCAAGCGCAGATGCAATTACTGCGGAATTTGAGCATATCCCCGACGATGTATTAACACTTTGTTGTAATAGCAATAAGTTTTATCCGGGTAAATCGGCTATTAAAACCGGTGGCGATCGCCAAATCGAAAAAGCGCTATTAGATAAAACAGCTGTAGCGTGTGCACCGTATCAACTTATTACTGAAAAAGCGCACCTTGAACTTGCGGTTAAAAACCTAGGTAAACCCTTGGTTATTAAAACCTGCCAAGCAGGGTACGATGGTAAAGGCCAATGGCGATTAAAGTCTGATGATCAAATTGATGAAATTTGGGCTCAAATGTCTGATTTTATTGCCTCGGGCACAGAGCTTGCTCCCCATACTATTATTGCTGAAAAAATGATCCCGTTCGATCGTGAAGTATCTATTATTGGTGCACGCGATAAACACGGTAATGTTGCAATTTATCCGTTAACCGAAAACCAGCACACCAATGGTGTATTAACCCTGTCGGTAGCGGGTTTAAATAATAGCCATGTAGAGCAGCAAGCTATTGATGCTTTTACTAAATTAGCGAACGAGCTTAATTATGTAGGTGTGTTGGCAATTGAGTTTTTTGACGTTAAAGGCACTTTACTGGTAAACGAAATTGCCCCGCGTGTTCATAACTCTGGGCACTGGACACAGCAAGGTTGCCATTGTTCGCAGTTTGAAAACCATATGCGTGCGGTTGCAGGGCTGCCTTTGGGTAATACTGAGCTTAAACATGCCACAGCAATGATAAATGTGCTTGGCCAAGCCAGTATTCCTACTGCTGTTTTAGAAGTGACTGATGTAACTAGTCATTGGTACGGTAAAACAGTAAAACTAGGGCGTAAAATGGGGCATATTAATGTCTCTGCCCAAAGTCTACATCAATTAGGTGAACGCTTAGCTGAACTTAGCGAGTGTTTACCAGAACAAGCCTACCCAGGTATTTTAGCCACGAGTACATCTTTGATACTCAACTAA